A window from Candidatus Methylomirabilota bacterium encodes these proteins:
- a CDS encoding FadR/GntR family transcriptional regulator → MIGQVEEAIFSGQLSPGDRLPSERELAERFGLSRMTVRDALRVLESKGLVEIKVGAGGGAFVREPNFDPFRNSLSAMLKAKKTSLLELAEARKIIETATVALAAQRATPQDLKALREAVDSARKALKAGDVHYMPHSVKFHLALAEASKNHILKLTVTSFRSLLSGVFEEVLPTRDMAERAIKDHGAIYRAIQNGDSARARKVMEEHLTYFEKKVQRFQETSSILG, encoded by the coding sequence GTGATCGGGCAGGTCGAGGAAGCGATTTTTTCCGGTCAGCTGTCGCCGGGCGATCGATTACCCTCTGAACGCGAACTGGCAGAGCGGTTTGGGTTGAGCCGGATGACAGTAAGGGACGCTTTGCGCGTCCTTGAGTCGAAGGGTTTGGTCGAGATCAAAGTGGGCGCGGGCGGTGGAGCTTTCGTCCGGGAGCCCAATTTCGATCCGTTCAGAAATTCACTTTCAGCCATGTTGAAGGCCAAGAAGACATCGCTTTTGGAACTCGCCGAAGCGAGGAAGATTATCGAGACGGCAACGGTCGCATTGGCTGCCCAGAGAGCTACTCCGCAGGATTTGAAGGCACTACGCGAGGCTGTTGACTCGGCCAGAAAGGCGCTTAAGGCAGGGGATGTCCACTACATGCCCCACAGCGTAAAGTTCCACCTGGCCCTGGCTGAAGCCTCCAAAAATCACATTCTGAAATTAACTGTGACTTCATTTCGAAGTTTACTCTCCGGTGTGTTCGAAGAGGTTTTGCCGACGCGAGACATGGCTGAGCGAGCTATCAAAGATCATGGGGCGATCTACCGTGCCATCCAGAATGGGGATAGTGCTCGAGCACGCAAGGTCATGGAAGAGCACCTGACCTATTTTGAGAAGAAAGTTCAAAGATTTCAGGAGACGTCAAGCATCCTCGGCTGA